The Drosophila sechellia strain sech25 chromosome 2L, ASM438219v1, whole genome shotgun sequence region AATTGTATCCTTTTTCTTTGTATCGTATACGTTTTTTACTCACTACATTGCGTATCACGTTGGACATTAACGAAATAGTGTTGGCCATATTTTTAAGGTTTAAAGActtgtctttttttttaaattagatTAGCTGCATCCATTCAAATGTATTTGGGAACATGTGCTTGTCTTCTATTTACTCCATTGCAAAGTGTACGTTCTGAAAGGAATGTAAAGCATATTAATTAATCTAAATGATCTGTATGTTTTCCAAAGCAAGTTAGAAAAGTATTGACTCGTTTCTACTGAGAATTAGATAGGTTTCTAATATGGTCAATAGGAACTGCTTAATTATACTGTGGCAAGGCATTCTAGAGGGATATGTGTAACTAATAATGGGCTTGTTTATTCCCGATCCATTTAGTTTGTTCTATATAAACTATAGTTCTCACTCCGCTAAGATATATTCCTGTTTGCAGTTCTTGCTTGGATACATATTTAAGCACGTACATACACATACAGAGGTGCACTCTCTATAGGAATAGTTCCCTACTTGTTTTCCCAGGAACAGGTAAAGAGTTAACTTCAGTTCGGTTTATATATCCACAAATATCCTTAGCACAaacatgcacacacacgcacacactcgcacatgcacaagcacatacatacacaacACACAGGCAGGCATTTGCGGCACACACGTGAAACATACTTACATGTATCGGCATATTATCAAAGATAAACAATATAACAATCTTCCGCTTGGCATAATACATTCAGATTGGTTGTCAAATGGTCCTGGTTGTAATTAAACTGGCCAACAGAACAGAGTTCTCTTATTGAAGCCCAACGCACGGCGATTTCGATACGAATGCGAGCAATTAAATGGGTTCGTTGGCTGAGGGGGCGATTTTCGAGGGgtgaaaatcaaaatcaaaatccgTTTTAGAAACACCGAGCAGTAATTTCGAATTACTTAACATAGCGACTGATTTGGCaactgttttttgttttatctCGCCGAGTAGACACACTTTTTTGACAAACTGTTTGCGAATGGTGGTATGTATTGTAGTTAGAGCACATATGCATGTACAGAAATATGCAGATATGGATGATGGGCATGTGCACATATATGCACCGATTTTTGTgcatttatgtacatatttgtttaaacaaaaacatatttaCAATTCCACAGACATTTTACACATTTACACTATCAGCACCACACGAATATATGTGCCCACTGtttaatacatatgtatgtgcatatgGGTATGTTTAAGTCAATAAGCTAAATGTTCCAACCGAGCAGGTTCTGGCTACTGCATTTCAAAAAGCTATCACATGTTTTGCTCTAAGCCAcgaaatttcaaaaaaaacttttcaattatGTGTAAAACTTAAACAGTAGCGCTCATGCTCtattaaatgtattattaatttatcaaGCGTGAGAACCACAGGGTGTTTACGGCGAGCGATACCACCACAAGATTTGAGAAAATGTACATCCAGTGCTATCGACGTGCGTGGTGCCCTCTCGATTAAATTGTGTATGCAAAAACTATCGATGGGCCATCGATAgaactatttatattttaactGTGCAGCTCTAAAACGTTTTAACTCGCAATGTGCAATTGTcaatcaatttgtttttaatctcaataaacacacacataacTTAATGCTACTATTAACATGACTACTAACAAAATTTTTACTCGAGTTCTACTCACGAAATAAATTTTTCAGCAGCTattaaaaagttaaatttCTTGTAAAACCCAATTTTTGGTGTGCGATTtttcaaaatgcaaacatttttcagatttatttatttatttatttttagttcgAACCATTAAAATTCTATTAAAAACTATCAGATTGGGTAATACCACTAATGTAATCCtctctttttttatttacaatcgATAAAAGTGCAACAGGTTTTTTATGGgtattcgatttttttggaCATAaatatgaattggaatttaagGTTCCTTTCAAAAAGAGTCCTGCTACCTGAAtacattaaaatttaaaacaattttcaacaatttaaaaattaaatttgtatctTAAGGCTAGTTGGCTTCCACAAAATGAATTCTTAACCACTTAATTCTCAACTGTTCACTTTAATTCGTAACTtgaataaaacataaaatagGCCAATTATCAGTAAATGTTATTGAAGCAAATAGGATTCGAAGAcgaagaaataaaaacaagtgTTTTGCCGTGTTAACCAATTTCTCATTTATTTGTCTCGCTTGTGATTTGTTTAAAAAGTTTCTGCAGTCCatcgtttaaatatttaatagccCCTTGGGCTAGCTAACTAATCGTCGTTATCTCAAGTATTGCTTAGCTATGTTTTGAACTTTAAGCAATCTAATAAATCTGAAAGTGGCGTTAAGAGATACTCCAACAAATGACCTGTTAATTtagttaaatgaaataaaacataaacattAAAACCGATGCGCTTAATATAGTTGCTTGCAGCATTGGCTAGATTTTTGCCGTTTCGACCCAACTACAATAAGTTATAGATTTGTATAGTATTTGTCTTAATAGGTAAAAAGTTAGATCGATGGATAGTACAcatgcaatatttcttaccaAAACGTAAAGTCTGTGATCTGTTTGGCGGTTATTGCTTTTTGTGTTTTCAAGATCCAGAAAACAAAGCAGATTTTCGAAAACGCTTTCTTACCAGTTTCGGACTGCTGACTGCTTCATTTCGTAGGGTTTAATGCGATGGTTATAAAAGGTTCTGTAAAAATGAAGACCTACACAATTCCGAGTTCTCAAAGTTCTTTAATGTTTTAGACCAATTAGTTTGCGAAAGCTTGTATGTATACGAGAAACTGTTCCGCATTTCCTTTATTAAAATTGCGTACTTCTAGATTTTGGTTTGACGTTGTTCGAGTCTTAGCGTATTTTCCTTACTAGTTTTCTACGTTATAACTTAAATTTTACGTGCTTGCAATTGTCATATTAATGGGTATtcgttaaataaataatgaagagACGACGACTAtcagttttttgtttgtttttttatcatttttttttttttgttgttgatgtggGGGGATGAGGGAATCTGTTGGACGATCGAAAACGATCGAATGCTACGATTTTAAATGTTTGAGTCTGCGTTTTACGGTCGCGCTtaagttattatttattaatctTTACTCATAGGCAATCCTTAAGCAACTATGAGTGGTGTTGTCATTAGAATCGATGGTTTCCCACCGGCGAGCGGGACCTGAAGCGTCCGGCCGACTGACCACCAGTGCGTCCGTAGCTGGCGCTACTTCCGCTGCTGTAGCGGCTGCTGTCGCGTCCACCGCCGTAAACCTCGCGGCGATTGaagccgctgccgccgccctCTCTGCCATTATAGCTGCTCGCACCTGATCGGCCGGAGCTATAGCCCCGCTCCGTGTGCCGGCTTGAGGATCCGCTGGATCCGCGTTGCCGGAAACCGCCTCCGCCGCTACCACCGCTTGTGATGCTGTGCCGGCCAAAGTCGCCGCGTCGTCCGCCCCTGTCCATGGGTCCGCCACGCCTACCCTGGCGTGGCCGCCCCTTTGAGATCTCCACGCGCAGCTGGGAGCCGAGCAGCTCGGATCCGTTCAGTATGTCGCACGCCTTTTCGGCGTCGTCGCGGTGCTCGAACTCGACGAACGCAAAGCCCGGCGGATTGAAGGCTATCCACACCGAATTCAGCTTGCCATACTTTGTGAACTCCCCCTCCAGATCGTCCTTTTTCACTTTGTCGGTAAGATTGCCGACATACACCCGTGTCCCGCGCTGATCACCCATGCTGGACATCTGGATTCACTGTTTCTGATTCGTTTTCGGAGTTATCCTGCAAATCGGATAGCTgccttgaaaaataaataatcaataAGTTATCACCACCGGACAATTTAGCGTTTGTATCTATATCAAGTTTTCGGCCAGGGTGGTTAAACTCGTTGCAAAAATgctaattttcaaaaatagcCTCGCATTTGGAACGCTGAGAATGGACGTGTGTCGGGATGTATTTATAGTTTAACAGCCCCTTAAAAAAGGGACTTCCCACTGCTCCAATGACTTGCACTTTAAATTATTAGTATACTTTGTACTTCGATATATAACACGGTAATCTGAAGAATTGTAGAAATACGTcgatttaatttatataattttaaaaataattgtatgATTTTtagtgaaataaataaataatgtgatgtataatataaaatgtttgTAAGAATATATAGCCATCTAGATTTTTATCCTCTGCAAAGCcaaaataatgaataatttaatttagcatttattaattattattttattaattaataatttaacatTTGTGACTATTATCATATAAAGACAAGTGATTATAAGGAAGTGTATTACGATTTAAtctttatttagtttttatccTGATATATACAATTCTAATAGTTCCCTTAATGTGTTCCATTCCATCGTTTCATTTAAGACATATTACGATAGGCatctttgtgtgtgtggattTGTTTATTGTTACCTTGAGTATTTACGAAAGACGCATAATAACAAAGAGTTGCAAAGTTGTTGAGTTAtttgaaagttataatggctGATATGGAGATGCAGAGCAACAAAATGTCAATAACGGAGGAGACACAAGCggtaatttattataaaatataaaagatgtACTCTTTATGCTTTAAACATGAAGTGAATTGTTCTAATGCGCAGTAAGGCTTTgcttgtatatatgtacacgtATATATGCTATTCTCTGTATGCGTGTATATAATACATCTGTGATATTTATCATGCAAAAGCGCCAATTTTCAAACAAGATTTTAAGTTTGACTTATCGGAACTGCATTTTTCCGAATAAGAATAAGGACAGGAAATTGGTTTGGAATATcgtcaaatatttatattttatattatatttataagccGACGCGCAAAGAATGCGGAAAAAGGGGACGAAAACCAGGAAGAAAGACGTCTACTGAAAAATTGGACATCAAAGCCAAACT contains the following coding sequences:
- the LOC6611943 gene encoding RNA-binding protein Rsf1, translated to MSSMGDQRGTRVYVGNLTDKVKKDDLEGEFTKYGKLNSVWIAFNPPGFAFVEFEHRDDAEKACDILNGSELLGSQLRVEISKGRPRQGRRGGPMDRGGRRGDFGRHSITSGGSGGGGFRQRGSSGSSSRHTERGYSSGRSGASSYNGREGGGSGFNRREVYGGGRDSSRYSSGSSASYGRTGGQSAGRFRSRSPVGNHRF